Within the Deinococcus peraridilitoris DSM 19664 genome, the region GATCCCAAGACCAAGTCCCTGGTGGCCCTCAGCCTCGGGCGACGCAACGAAGACCTGATCCATGCCCTGCTCAAAGAGGCGCGTAACCGTGTGGCCCAACCCCAAAAACTGGTGCTCTTCACCGACGGGGAAGCCAGTTACAAGACGCTGTTTCCCCGCATCTTCGGTATCCCGTACCGCCCACCCCGCAAACATCTCCACGGTCGGCCACCGGCAGTGCGTTACCGGATTCCTCATTCTCTGGCGCATACCCAGGTCATCAAGCATCGCGAAGGGCGGCGGGTGGTGGAGGTGGAAGTGCGCCTGGCCCACGGCAGCCAGAAGCGCGTCGATCAGGAACTGGGCACCTTGGGCTACAGCATCGCTAACACTTCTGCGGTGGAGCGACAAAATGGGACTGCTCGGCAGATGACGCCGCACATGAGGCGCAAGGGCGCAGCAGGTCCTGACTGACGAACTGACCGGCCTGGCGAGCCGTACGCAGTTCATGCGGGCGGTGCACGACGCGATCACGCAGGCCGCGTCGGGAGAGCGGTTCGCGGTGGGCTTCACGGACCTGGACGATTTCAAGAGCGTGAATGACACGCTCGGGCACGACGCGGGCGATGAACTGTGGCGGCAACTGGGCGCGCGGCTGCGTGAAAGCGTGCGCAAGGTGGACGTGGTGGCGCGCCTCGCGGGGGATGAGTTCGTGTTGCTGCTGCGTGAGCTGGACGACGGCGAGCTGGTCGAGGCGCTGGCGAAGCGGACGCTGGCGGCGCTGGAGCAGCCGTTTGTCCTCAAAGGGCTTCAGGTGCGCGTGGGGGCAAGCTTGGGCGGGGTCCTGTCTGGCAGGGACATGAGCGCGCAGGAGGTGATCGCCACGGCGGACAGGGCCATGTACCAGGCGAAGCGTCAGGGCAAGAATCACTTCTTCATCCACGACTGCCGCTGACGGGAATGCACGTGGCGCTCCTGACCAGTGCTTACCTCAAGCTGGAGCTCGCGGCTGTGGAGGCTGTTTGGGTGGTCGCAGGGTGACGTGACAGTAAAACTCTACCGTGGCGTGTAATGTCTCGGTGAACCGCTGCAAATCCGCGGGTTTGGTGATGAAGGCGTTCGCGTACAAGTGGTAACTCCGCCACGCGTCCGCTTCCTCATTGGAGATGGTGAGCACCACGACGGGGATGTTGCGATCCAGCGGGTGCGTCTTGATCACTTCGAGCACCTCAAAGCCGTCGCGGCGGGGCAGGCGGAGGTCGAGCAGGATCAGGTCGGGGCGTGGCGGGCCTTGCCTTTCACCGTCATTCCTGAGGAAATCGAGGGCTTCGGCGCCGTCACGAGCGACGTGCAGGGTCACGCTGACGGGGAACTGCATGAGGGTTTCCCGGATGAACTCCACGTCCAGGGGGTTGTCTTCAACCAGCAGTATCTGACACATCTCTTCTTGAAGATAAAGGCTGCTGGCGTGCTGGGAGCAACGTCTCCTGACTTGTTCAACTTCACGTGGGGTGTTCCTCAGCGTCTCCTGAGAGTCGCTTTTGTACCGTCACGGCACCGTGCAAAAGGGAACGTCACGACTTCATCCGGCGTGTCGGCGGAGGTGAAATCACCGCTGCGGATGCGGCCCGCCTGTACGGCGTCAGTTCCGCCACCATCGCGCGTGTCCTCAAACGTCACCGCGCCCTGACCATCCCTGCTGAAGGTCGCGTATATGAGACTCACGGGATTCGCCCGTGAACGACCCGCAAATACCGGGCTTCACGCTGCCGTCCACGCCGACGCCCTTCGATTCGGCCAGACTGCTCGGCGCTGTTCCTTGGCCACTCTGAACGGTCAGACGCTTTGCATGCCACCCTGGAAGACCGCGTTCGTGAACGCATCCGACAACTCGACGAGGAACGCGCGGCGCTCGACCCACGCGTGGCGTTCACCGAGGCGGTCGGCACGGAAACCGGTTCGTGGCGGCTGGACGAGCAGGCCACGCGGATGGTGCGCACCAATCTCTAACCTCAGTATCGGGTAGTACGAACCTGAGGGGAAGGCTGGCGGGCGTGAGCAAGTCGGAGGATCTTACCGCAGAAGTAATGGCGGAGATTCGCGTGCCCTCTTCCTGCTTTGCTGTCAGCGCTACCGAAGCAGCAGCTTGAGGCTTGAAAGCAACACCTGACAGACCAGAATCCGGACAAGCGCGTTGGAGAACGGCATTCAGCCGTCAAGACTACAGGTGTTTCGGCAGGGAGAACGCGAACGTCGCGCCAGCCTCCACCTGCCCTTGCGCCCATACCCGCCCACCGTGCCGATGCACAATCCGCCGCACCGTCGCCAGCCCCACGCCGGTCCCTGCGAATTCATCTGCCCGGTGCAGCCGTTGAAAGACGCCGAAAAGTTTCTCCTGGAACCTCGGGTCGAAGCCGGCGCCGTTGTCCCGTACGAACACTGTCCATTCGTCCGCCCGCTCCTCCGCCCACACCTCGATCAAGGCTTCATCACGCTTGCCGGTGTACTTGACGGCGTTGACCAGCAGATTCTGCATCACCTGCCGCAGCAGGTCCTGATCTCCCGCCACCAACGGCAAGGCGTCAATCTTCCACCGCACCTGCCGCTCCAGCAGATCCACTTCGAGTTCTGCTCGTATGGCACTCACCAGCTGGCCCAGGTCTACCAGCCGCACCAGCACCGGGAGGCGCGATGTGCGGGACAACTCCAGCATCGCGTCAATCAGGGTGTTCATCCGCAGGGCGGCTTCTTCGATCGTGCGAAGTGAACGATCCGACTTCTCGTCGAGTTTCTCCCGAGGTTCTTGCGGAGGATCGCGGCGAATCCCGTGATGTGCCGGACGGGCGTGCGCAAGTCGTGCGACACGGAATACGAGAAGGCTTCGAGTTCCTCGTTCATCATGCGCAGCTTCCCGCGTTCCTCCGCCAGTTGCGCTGCACGACGCGCTCGCTCGAGTGCCAGCGTCAGGCTGTGCAGTGCCGTTTCCATCACCGCTTTATCCACCGGCGTCCACGCGCGCTGCTCGAACAATCCCACGCCCAAAACCCAACGGGCGCGCCGTCTATCAGCAGCGGAAGTGTCGCAACCGCATTGATGTGCGTCACCAGATCCACGGAAGTATCCGCACCTCTGGCGTACACGTCCTGGTACAGCGGCAGCAGCGTCTCGAAGGGCCTCATGACCGAAGACGCCGCTTCAGGGAGCCCGGCGTTCACCACGGCTTGCAGCGCCGCGCTGCCGATGTCGCCAACCTGTGACTTCAACTGCCACAAGTGATCTTCGAGTTCGTAGTACACGCTGTACCCGGGGGGAGGAGATGCAGCACGATTTCCTGCGTGCGCCGCACCAGGGCATAGCGGTCCGTCTCGAAAGCCAGTTCTCGGGAGAGTTCAGCAAAGTTGGCGAGGGCTTTCGTGCGGACTTGGAGTTCAGCGTGCTGCTCGTGAAGCTGGCGTTGGGTCAGGACATGCCGGGTTGTTTCGGTCACCAGCAGCAGCGCGCCACCCACCGCTCCGGCGTCGCGGATGGGGCTGTAATTGAGCGTGAAGTAGGTGTCTTCATCATTCCCGTTGCGCTGGAGCACCAGGTGCTGATCGACGAACTCGTAGCTCTCCCCGCGTTCCAGGACGCCTTGGAAGATGCCTGCGGTGAAGTGCCGCGATTCCGGCCAGCAGTCATGGGTGGGTTGTCCGAGCCCGCTGGGGTGTTTGGCGCCCATCAGGTCGCGGTAGCCGTCGTTGTACAGCTGCACCAGATCGTGGCCCCACAGCACCAGCATGGGGAATGAACTGGCCAGCATGATGTCGAGGGTGGTGCACAGCGTCTGCGGCCAGGTTTGCGGGTGCCCGAGGGGAGTCCGCGTCCAGTCGAGGGCGTGAATGCACCGCGCCATTTCACTGGTAACAGTGAAGCAGGAAGGAAGGACGTCAGCGCGGTCAGCCACGGGAACGCTATCAGGGTAGCGAGTGTGGATCGAACCTCGACTTAAGGAAGTCTTTATCCTGTGATGAGGGCGAGCAACTCCGGCACATACACTGACGTTATCGCTAGAGACTGTTTCAAATATCAGGTCAGTAGCCGAGCCTGGTGTCTCACCGCCTCTCCGATGCCCAGTGGCACTTTATCCAACCGTTCCTGCCCCTCACAACAACCGTGGTCGCCCCCGTGCCGATGATCGTCGAACGCTTGACGCCATCCTCTACGTCCTCCGCACCGGCATTGCCTGGCGCGACCTCCCCGGTGACCTCGGGTCTCCTATCACCGCCTGGAGAGGCCTGAAGCACTGGCAAGCCCTGGATATCTGGGAACTCCTCTGGCGCACGGCCCTCAACGTTTTGGAGTCCAAAGGGGCTGTGGATTGGTCGCAGGCGCAACTCGACGGCTCGTTCGTTCCCGCAAAACGCGGTGGCGCTGCTGTCGGACTTACACGCAAAGGAAAAGGGACCAAGTGGATGCTCGTCACTGATGCACGTGGCACCCCGATTGGTTACCATCCCGACAGTGCCGGTTTGGCCGAAACACGCTTGGCTTATAAAACCCTTGGAACCATCGGTGTCCGGACCATAAGCGGCCGAGTCAAGAATCGCCCAGCATGTTTGGTCGCGGACCGAGGGTATGACAATCGTCCGTTTCGGCACTTCCTGCGTGTGCGGGGCATTCGCGCCTGCATACCTGAAAAACGCCGTCCAGAAGGATGGAAACCGAGAAGGGAACGCCCAACAACGTATTCCAAGGCTGATTACGCGCAGCGTTGGCGGATTGAACGCACTTTCGCATGGTTGGGCTATCAGCGACGCCTGCTGATTCGTTGGGAGCGACATGTCGACGTGTACGTCGCCTTTTTCACTGTCGGGGTGCTGATGTTGGTGCTGCGCAGGTTATTGCATCCGGTAGCATGACGGACATGACGGGGCGGGACACTGGTTTGAATATGCGTCTTGTGTACGAGCAACTGCCGTTTCTCAGTGTGGCTCCACCACCGCTACCGTGGCGTCAAAGTGCCCTTCGAGCAGTGGGCGGTCTCACTGAAGTTGGCTTTGCATCAGGATCGGACGTGTTGCTGATCGTGTCCCACCAGGGCCGGGGCGTTCTGGATTGTGTAACAGGGGAATTGCTCGACCGTGACTACACTGCGGGCGATGAATGGTTTGACGCGAGCGAGTTGATGGTGGAGGGTATTGGTCCGCTGGCGGGGCAGCACGTTCGCGTTGCGGGCCTTGCTGGGGGTGGGTTGCCGGCGGCAACGAGTAACCCGGCAACGCGCGCAGAACCACAATTCGAACGCTGAACGAAGGAAGAGCGCCCGAACCTGGTGCTCTTCTTTCGCACGTTCGTCCTGTGACAGTTGAGTACAAGAACGGACGGAGGCTGTCCTGCGTGTACAGGTTGTGGCAAGTAGCTGGCGCCTGAGGTGTACCGGAGGTTCAGGCTGCCTGCCACACGGTCTCTTGCCACGTCTGAAGGCAACTTTCTGGTGATGGCGACAGTGCCCAGCGGGACAGTAGAGCGGGCGGGTGGAGGTTCGTGATCCAGGCGCACGCGCTGAGAAAGCCTTGCGCTTTATGTCGTTACCGGAACCCTCACCGTTGCCGAACACGGCACGGTGTCGGGCGATGCGACTGTCTTGGGCAGATCGGGCGGCTGCAAGCCCGGTGCTGCGTATGCTCCACTGAGGCACGAGGAGGTATCACATGCGTCTGATTACGATCCGCGCACCGGCAGGGCATGGCCAGCAGGTCGCGACCACAGCATTCGAAGCTGGGATCTCAGAGGTCGGTGTTCACCGAGCGGCTGCCCTTAGGTCTGACGGGCAGGAACGCGCGCAGGACGTGGTGGAGGTTGCGACGTCCATCCCGAAGGCAAAAGACTTTATCGAGCGGCTGATGAGTGCACCTTACTACGACCCCGGCACGTACAGTCTCACGAGCCGTCACCCGGAGTCCATCTTCGGGAACGAACCGCAGGCGGAAGAAACCTACCCGGTCGTTCGTCCCAGCCCCGACGTGTACGCTGAACTGTGGCAGTTCGTGCAGGTCACCTTCAGTCTGGCCGGCCGGGTGTTCCTGTCGGCGGTGCTGGTCGCGTACGGCATGGTCGAGGATCACCTGCCGCTGATCATCGCAGGGTTGCTGTTCTTGCCATACCACCATCACATGATCGGCGTGGCGCTCGGTGCGGTGCTCCGCGAGCGCCGGTTTCTGGGGCAGGCATTGTGGGCACTTCTGGTGAGCACGGTGCTGATCGTCCTCGCCGGGGTAGCGGTCGGACTTGCCCTGGAGCCGCCGATCAAGTTCGACGAGTTCGGCAGCCCAGTGTCCGGTGTGATCATTTCCATGGTGATTGGCGTGGCGGCCGGTCTTGGCAGCATCGACGCGGCGGGCCGCAGGGAACTGATTGGTCTGGCCGCCACGGCGCACATTGCGGTGCATCCCGCCTGGTTCGGTCTGAAGTTGATCTTCGGCTTCGAAGGCTCAGGCGAGTTGAGCGAGCATCTGCTGATGTTCTTGCTGAACACGCTCGGCCTCGTCCTCGCAGCGGGCGTGACGTACGCCCTGACGGTCATGCAGGGCGGCGGCATTCGCCGCTTCGAAAAGAAGATGCACAACAGCGGCGCGTGACGCATCTGCCGGTAATCGATGGCTGCACGTGGGTTGCGGTGCTGATGCGCCGTGACCTGCTGGGCCTGCGAGCGTACCAGCAGTGCATGCTCTGCACGGCAAGTGCGCGGGGCAGGTCGATCAGCTTGTGTACGCGTTCAGCCAAGGCGCTGTGGTCAGAATCGTATCGCTCAAACGCGATGTCTTGTCATGATTAAACTCGTTTGTTGCAGCTGCATAGGGCTTGATGACTGCTGTATAAGAGCTGGAAAAGGCCACTTGGGATAACCTGACGGCTGCCGAGAAATGTTCGGCAAAAAAGGGGTCGCTGCCACGCTGGTAAAGTTTTCGAACATACAAGTACTTCATTTTGACGAGAACGGCGCAATAAAACACCAGAAAACACCACGCCGACTGGCTACGCTGAACGCTATCCTAAGCGCATGCCCGAACAGCCTGCGGCGCCTCAGGTGCCGCCCCCGTCCCTGGCTGAACGCCTGCAAGACGTCACTGAGGCGCTCGCCGCTGCGTCCACGCCTGCAGACGTCTTCGCGGTCGTGCTTACCCCTGCCCTGCAAGCCCTGGACGCTATCGCGGGCGCGGTGCTGCTGGTGAACGAAGCGGGAGACGGCCTGGAGATCGCCGCCACCCAGGGCTACCAGGAAGGCGCCCAGACCATCTGGCACGACGGGTCCTTAAGCGGCAATATTCCTGCCGGGGACGCTTTGAAGAAACGCGAACCCCTCTTCTTCGAGCTGCAAGGTGACCTCGTACGCGCCTACCCCGAACTCGAAGAACGAACGGGGGCCATTGCCCCGCTCACCAACGCCGTCCTGCCGATGTTCCTGGACGAGCGGCCGCTCGGCACGATCGTGCTCGACTTCCAGGAACCACACGACTTCACCCCCGAAGAGCGGCGTTTTCTGCGCACCCTCACCGCGCAGTGCGCCATCGCCCTTGGCCGCGTACGCCTCATGACCGACTTACAACGCCAAGTGCAAGAACGCGTTCAACAAATCGAGCTGGACGCCCGCGCGCAAGAAGCGTTCGTGGCCCTGACCGAACTCATCGGCTCGCAGTCGGACGTCCTCATCCTCGTTGCTCAGGCACTGCAAGTGCTGCGCGCGCGCTTCACGGACGGCAGCGGTGGGTACTACGTGCTCGAAGACGACGTGTGGAAGTTACGCGTATGGACGAACGACCTGAACGATCAACCGGAGTTGCTGCGCGTCTTGCAAGCGGGTTTGCCATACGATACACCCGTCTTCGTGGAGATCGTCCGCACAGGCACACCCACGTTTGTGGAGAATTGGGACGCCGGGCGTGAACAGGTGGAGCAGTCTGAGACCTACGCCAGCAGCAGCGGATATCCACTCGTACAAGACGGTCAAGTCAAGTCGGTGCTCGCCCTGGGCCGTCTGCAAGAGGCGCACTGGTCTGAGCAGGACAAAGCCGTGGTGCGCGCCGTAGGCCATAGTCTGGGACTCGCCCTGGAACGTACGGAGCAAGCGCAGCGCCTCGCCACTCAGAACGTTGAGCTCGACGCGCGCACCAAAGTGCTGGAGGGCTTTGCGGAACTCACCCGCGATCTCAGCGTCGAGGTGGACGGACACACGCTGGTGAAGCGCGCCCAAGAAGTGGTGATGTCGCTGCTCACTGAGGGCTACGCGCTGTACTACGAACGTCTGGACGGCTTGTGGCGCAACACGGTGCAGACGGGCGAACTGGGACCGACGCCCTCCGAAGCGGCGGCGTTGCAGGCCGTGGTGGACGCAGGCTTCCCCTACGATGCGCCGCAAAGTCTGGTGGTGCCGTGGACGACCCGGCAACCCTTTTACCAAGACGAGTACCTGCGGGGCGGCGACACGGACGCGGCCCTGGTACAGTACGTGAACACCGTGGCGACCCTGCCGGTCTTCGTCAACGGCGAGATCGCCGGCATCATCTGCTTCGTGCTGTTCGAACCACGGAAATGGACAGGCACGGACAAAGCTGTGATGGAGACCGTCGTGCGCAGCCTCGGCCTGGCCCTCGAGCGCGCGCAGGGCGTAACAGACCTCGCAGCGCGTACAGATGAGTTGGCGCGCGAGCGCACCTTTTTGCGCG harbors:
- a CDS encoding response regulator, coding for MCQILLVEDNPLDVEFIRETLMQFPVSVTLHVARDGAEALDFLRNDGERQGPPRPDLILLDLRLPRRDGFEVLEVIKTHPLDRNIPVVVLTISNEEADAWRSYHLYANAFITKPADLQRFTETLHATVEFYCHVTLRPPKQPPQPRAPA
- a CDS encoding GGDEF domain-containing protein, which gives rise to MHDAITQAASGERFAVGFTDLDDFKSVNDTLGHDAGDELWRQLGARLRESVRKVDVVARLAGDEFVLLLRELDDGELVEALAKRTLAALEQPFVLKGLQVRVGASLGGVLSGRDMSAQEVIATADRAMYQAKRQGKNHFFIHDCR
- a CDS encoding sensor histidine kinase; this translates as MNTLIDAMLELSRTSRLPVLVRLVDLGQLVSAIRAELEVDLLERQVRWKIDALPLVAGDQDLLRQVMQNLLVNAVKYTGKRDEALIEVWAEERADEWTVFVRDNGAGFDPRFQEKLFGVFQRLHRADEFAGTGVGLATVRRIVHRHGGRVWAQGQVEAGATFAFSLPKHL
- a CDS encoding IS5 family transposase, with protein sequence MALYPTVPAPHNNRGRPRADDRRTLDAILYVLRTGIAWRDLPGDLGSPITAWRGLKHWQALDIWELLWRTALNVLESKGAVDWSQAQLDGSFVPAKRGGAAVGLTRKGKGTKWMLVTDARGTPIGYHPDSAGLAETRLAYKTLGTIGVRTISGRVKNRPACLVADRGYDNRPFRHFLRVRGIRACIPEKRRPEGWKPRRERPTTYSKADYAQRWRIERTFAWLGYQRRLLIRWERHVDVYVAFFTVGVLMLVLRRLLHPVA
- a CDS encoding PAS domain-containing protein, coding for MARCIHALDWTRTPLGHPQTWPQTLCTTLDIMLASSFPMLVLWGHDLVQLYNDGYRDLMGAKHPSGLGQPTHDCWPESRHFTAGIFQGVLERGESYEFVDQHLVLQRNGNDEDTYFTLNYSPIRDAGAVGGALLLVTETTRHVLTQRQLHEQHAELQVRTKALANFAELSRELAFETDRYALVRRTQEIVLHLLPPGTACTTNSKITCGS
- a CDS encoding IS1 transposase produces the protein MWNSKIPPEQFVSAALHLTEGNSISATARLVGLHHDTVERIALVSGPHATAFHADRAKGLAVSALQADERYGFVGSKQSPCWEAIVIDPKTKSLVALSLGRRNEDLIHALLKEARNRVAQPQKLVLFTDGEASYKTLFPRIFGIPYRPPRKHLHGRPPAVRYRIPHSLAHTQVIKHREGRRVVEVEVRLAHGSQKRVDQELGTLGYSIANTSAVERQNGTARQMTPHMRRKGAAGPD
- a CDS encoding ATP-binding protein, with the protein product MPEQPAAPQVPPPSLAERLQDVTEALAAASTPADVFAVVLTPALQALDAIAGAVLLVNEAGDGLEIAATQGYQEGAQTIWHDGSLSGNIPAGDALKKREPLFFELQGDLVRAYPELEERTGAIAPLTNAVLPMFLDERPLGTIVLDFQEPHDFTPEERRFLRTLTAQCAIALGRVRLMTDLQRQVQERVQQIELDARAQEAFVALTELIGSQSDVLILVAQALQVLRARFTDGSGGYYVLEDDVWKLRVWTNDLNDQPELLRVLQAGLPYDTPVFVEIVRTGTPTFVENWDAGREQVEQSETYASSSGYPLVQDGQVKSVLALGRLQEAHWSEQDKAVVRAVGHSLGLALERTEQAQRLATQNVELDARTKVLEGFAELTRDLSVEVDGHTLVKRAQEVVMSLLTEGYALYYERLDGLWRNTVQTGELGPTPSEAAALQAVVDAGFPYDAPQSLVVPWTTRQPFYQDEYLRGGDTDAALVQYVNTVATLPVFVNGEIAGIICFVLFEPRKWTGTDKAVMETVVRSLGLALERAQGVTDLAARTDELARERTFLRAVLESLTEGIVACDPEGRLTLFNEATRTFHGQEASALPPEEWSGQYDLFEGDGVTPLVTERIPLYRAWRGERVRDAEMVIRPEKGEARSIIANGQPIFTENGAPLGAVVAMHDVTARKRAEADLQRRNEELRRSNAELEQFAYVASHDLQEPLRTITSFSQLLAMKYQGRLDEKADLYIRLIGDATTRMGTLLQDLLAFSRVGSSARRRDVVDLRDVLAQVKQDLQAQVERTEAQVSIGPLPSVSGDGTQLRQLFQNLLGNALKFRHPDRTPEVHIHAHDAGDQVKITVRDNGIGIEPEYFDRIFTIFQRLHTRETYEGSGIGLSIARKIVERHGGQIWLESTSGDGTAFHVTLPLAPGGAA